The Symphalangus syndactylus isolate Jambi chromosome 23, NHGRI_mSymSyn1-v2.1_pri, whole genome shotgun sequence genome has a window encoding:
- the LOC129473624 gene encoding mas-related G-protein coupled receptor MRG has translation MQMSMAVGQQALPLKIIASTAVLVSLCGVLLNGTVFWLLCCGATNPYVVYILHLVAADVIYLCCSAVGFLQVTLLTYHGVVFFIPHFLAILSPFSFEVCLCLLVAISTERCMCVLFPIWYRCHRQKYTSNVVCTLIWGLLFCINVVKSLFLTYWKHVKACVILLKLSWLFHGILLLVMCVSSLTVLIRLLCCSQQRKATRVYAVAQISATMFLLWALPLSVAPLITDFKMLVTTSYLISLFLIINSSTNPIIYLFVGSPRKKRLKEPLRVTLQRALADKPEVGRNKKAPGIDPMEQPDSTQHVENLLPMEHRVDVET, from the coding sequence ATGCAAATGAGCATGGCAGTGGGACAGCAGGCCCTGCCCTTGAAGATCATTGCCTCCACAGCTGTGCTGGTCTCCCTCTGTGGGGTCTTATTGAATGGCACTGTCTTCTGGCTGCTGTGCTGTGGGGCCACGAATCCCTACGTGGTGTACATCCTCCACCTGGTTGCTGCTGACGTGATCTATCTTTGCTGCTCGGCAGTGGGGTTCTTACAGGTGACTCTGCTAACTTATCATGGAGTCGTGTTTTTTATCCCTCATTTCCTGGCCATATTGTCTCCCTTCTCCTTTGaggtgtgtctctgtctcctggtGGCCATCAGCACAGAGCGGTGTATGTGTGTCCTCTTCCCCATCTGGTACAGATGCCACCGCCAAAAATACACATCTAATGTTGTCTGCACCCTCATCTGGGGCCTGCTTTTTTGCATCAACGTAGTAAAATCACTTTTCCTAACTTACTGGAAACATGTAAAGGCATGTGTCATACTTCTAAAGCTTTCTTGGCTCTTCCATGGTATCCTTTTACTTGTGATGTGTGTGTCCAGTCTGACTGTACTCATTAGACTCCTGTGCTGCTCCCAGCAGCGAAAGGCCACCAGGGTCTATGCGGTGGCGCAGATCTCAGCCACTATGTTCCTGCTCTGGGCCCTACCCCTGAGCGTGGCACCCCTCATAACAGATTTCAAAATGTTGGTCACCACCTCCTATTTAATTTCCTTGTTCCTCATTATAAACAGCAGCACCAAccctatcatttatttatttgtggggAGCCCCAGAAAGAAAAGGCTGAAGGAACCTCTCAGAGTGACTCTCCAACGGGCGTTAGCAGATAAGCCAGAGGTGGGGAGGAACAAAAAGGCACCTGGCATTGACCCGATGGAGCAACCAGACTCTACTCAGCACGTGGAGAACCTTCTTCCCATGGAGCACAGGGTCGATGTGGAAACATAA